One window of Panthera tigris isolate Pti1 chromosome C2, P.tigris_Pti1_mat1.1, whole genome shotgun sequence genomic DNA carries:
- the GPR87 gene encoding G-protein coupled receptor 87: protein MGLNLTLAKLPDNELNSQGSQAPSNTSDGPGRNITVNNEFDTIVLPVLYLIIFVASILLNGLAVWIFFHIRNKTSFIFYLKNIVVADLIMTLTFPFRIVHDAGFGPWYFKFILCRYTSVLFYANMYTSIVFLGLISIDRYLKVVKPFGDSRMYSITFTKVLSICVWVIMAVLSLPNIILTNGQLTKENVHDCMKLKSPLGVKWHEAVIYVNSCLFVAVLVILIGCYIAISRYIHKSSKQFISQSSRKRKHNQSIRVVVAVFFTCFLPYHLCRIPFTFSHLDRLLDESAHKILYYCKEMTLFLSACNVCLDPIIYFFMCRSFSRRLFKKSNIRTRSESIRSLQSVRRSEVRIYYDYTDV, encoded by the exons ATGGGGCTCAACTTGACACTTGCAAAATTACCAG ATAATGAGCTGAACAGCCAAGGGAGTCAAGCACCAAGTAACACGAGCGATGGACCCGGAAGGAACATCACAGTTAACAACGAATTTGACACTATTGTCTTGCCTGTGCTTTACCTCATTATATTTGTGGCAAGCATCTTGCTGAATGGTCTAGCAGTGTGGATCTTCTTCCACATTAGGAATAAAACCAGCTTCATATTTTATCTAAAAAACATAGTGGTTGCTGACCTCATAATGACACTGACATTTCCATTTCGAATAGTGCATGATGCAGGATTTGGACCTTGGTACTTTAAGTTTATCCTCTGCAGATacacttcagttttattttatgcgAACATGTATACTTCCATCGTATTTCTTGGGCTGATAAGCATTGATCGCTATCTGAAGGTGGTGAAGCCATTTGGGGACTCTCGAATGTATAGCATAACCTTTACTAaggttttatctatttgtgtttGGGTTATCATGGCTGTTCTGTCCTTGCCAAACATCATTCTAACAAATGGCCAACTAACCAAGGAAAATGTTCATGACTGCATGAAACTTAAAAGTCCCTTGGGAGTCAAATGGCATGAAGCAGTCATTTATGTCAACAGCTGCTTATTTGTGGCTGTGCTGGTGATTCTAATCGGATGTTACATAGCCATATCCAGGTACATCCATAAATCCAGCAAGCAATTCATAAGCCAGTCAAGCCGAAAGCGGAAACATAACCAGAGCATAAGGGTGGTTGTGGCAGTGTTCTTCACCTGCTTTCTACCCTATCACTTGTGCAGAATTCCTTTTACTTTCAGTCACTTAGACAGACTTTTAGATGAATCTGCACACAAAATTCTGTATTACTGCAAAGAAATGACACTTTTCCTATCTGCGTGCAATGTGTGCCTAGATCCaatcatttactttttcatgtgTAGGTCATTTTCAAGAAGGCTATTCAAAAAATCCAACATCAGAACCAGAAGCGAAAGCATCAGGTCACTGCAAAGTGTCAGAAGATCAGAAGTCCGCATATATTATGATTACACAGATGTGTAG